The Bombus fervidus isolate BK054 chromosome 6, iyBomFerv1, whole genome shotgun sequence genome contains a region encoding:
- the LOC139988023 gene encoding fibroblast growth factor 18 isoform X3, whose translation MLPQLAVLAKILCLLMVVMCGAVPAMVRSVSLYSTCSSGNVTVTGRTIKALGRDDHNAPYQKLTTQSEDFSRKLYIFAEKSQRYICFNKRWKPIGLPKKQKGPMCQFYEDYNGSYLTYRSVVDSSRYLGFNKFGKPMKNHRGRQECFNFIKYNPHADIDHHNSLVNADMGGMDPRDPYVVSRKPSPVMRATKNSLLQADSTREIVHTTHRYRHPNRSWKRPGEKVSAPRRRLESPLFEANKY comes from the exons GTTACCACAGCTTGCCGTTTTAGCGAAGATTTTGTGCCTCCTGATG GTGGTGATGTGCGGGGCGGTGCCGGCGATGGTGCGCTCCGTGAGTCTCTATTCGACTTGCAGCAGCGGCAATGTTACCGTAACTGGCCGCACGATCAAGGCCCTGGGACGCGATGATCATAATGCCCCTTACC AAAAACTTACGACTCAGTCCGAGGACTTCAGTAGGAAGTTGTACATCTTCGCGGAGAAAAGCCAGCGATACATTTGCTTCAACAAGCGATGGAAACCCATCGGCCTG CCTAAGAAGCAAAAGGGTCCCATGTGTCAGTTCTACGAGGACTACAACGGCTCGTATCTGACATACAGAAGCGTCGTAGATAGCTCGCGGTATCTGGGCTTTAATAAGTTTGGCAAACCGATGAAGAACCACCGTGGTCGACAGGAGTGCTTCAATTTCATCAAGTACAATCCTCACGCCGACATCGATCACCACAACAGCTTGGTGAACGCGGACATGGGCGGAATGGACCCACGGGATCCTTACGTGGTATCGAGGAAGCCGTCGCCCGTGATGAGGGCCACGAAGAACTCCCTGTTGCAGGCCGACAGTACGAGGGAGATCGTTCATACGACGCATCGTTATCGACACCCGAATCGAAGTTGGAAGCGTCCCGGCGAGAAGGTCTCCGCACCGCGAAGACGGCTCGAGAGTCCTCTCTTCGAGGCCAACAAGTATTGA
- the LOC139988023 gene encoding fibroblast growth factor 18 isoform X2 has product MFVIRLPQLAVLAKILCLLMVVMCGAVPAMVRSVSLYSTCSSGNVTVTGRTIKALGRDDHNAPYQKLTTQSEDFSRKLYIFAEKSQRYICFNKRWKPIGLPKKQKGPMCQFYEDYNGSYLTYRSVVDSSRYLGFNKFGKPMKNHRGRQECFNFIKYNPHADIDHHNSLVNADMGGMDPRDPYVVSRKPSPVMRATKNSLLQADSTREIVHTTHRYRHPNRSWKRPGEKVSAPRRRLESPLFEANKY; this is encoded by the exons GTTACCACAGCTTGCCGTTTTAGCGAAGATTTTGTGCCTCCTGATG GTGGTGATGTGCGGGGCGGTGCCGGCGATGGTGCGCTCCGTGAGTCTCTATTCGACTTGCAGCAGCGGCAATGTTACCGTAACTGGCCGCACGATCAAGGCCCTGGGACGCGATGATCATAATGCCCCTTACC AAAAACTTACGACTCAGTCCGAGGACTTCAGTAGGAAGTTGTACATCTTCGCGGAGAAAAGCCAGCGATACATTTGCTTCAACAAGCGATGGAAACCCATCGGCCTG CCTAAGAAGCAAAAGGGTCCCATGTGTCAGTTCTACGAGGACTACAACGGCTCGTATCTGACATACAGAAGCGTCGTAGATAGCTCGCGGTATCTGGGCTTTAATAAGTTTGGCAAACCGATGAAGAACCACCGTGGTCGACAGGAGTGCTTCAATTTCATCAAGTACAATCCTCACGCCGACATCGATCACCACAACAGCTTGGTGAACGCGGACATGGGCGGAATGGACCCACGGGATCCTTACGTGGTATCGAGGAAGCCGTCGCCCGTGATGAGGGCCACGAAGAACTCCCTGTTGCAGGCCGACAGTACGAGGGAGATCGTTCATACGACGCATCGTTATCGACACCCGAATCGAAGTTGGAAGCGTCCCGGCGAGAAGGTCTCCGCACCGCGAAGACGGCTCGAGAGTCCTCTCTTCGAGGCCAACAAGTATTGA
- the LOC139988023 gene encoding fibroblast growth factor 18 isoform X1, producing MRLTLSTLPQLAVLAKILCLLMVVMCGAVPAMVRSVSLYSTCSSGNVTVTGRTIKALGRDDHNAPYQKLTTQSEDFSRKLYIFAEKSQRYICFNKRWKPIGLPKKQKGPMCQFYEDYNGSYLTYRSVVDSSRYLGFNKFGKPMKNHRGRQECFNFIKYNPHADIDHHNSLVNADMGGMDPRDPYVVSRKPSPVMRATKNSLLQADSTREIVHTTHRYRHPNRSWKRPGEKVSAPRRRLESPLFEANKY from the exons GTTACCACAGCTTGCCGTTTTAGCGAAGATTTTGTGCCTCCTGATG GTGGTGATGTGCGGGGCGGTGCCGGCGATGGTGCGCTCCGTGAGTCTCTATTCGACTTGCAGCAGCGGCAATGTTACCGTAACTGGCCGCACGATCAAGGCCCTGGGACGCGATGATCATAATGCCCCTTACC AAAAACTTACGACTCAGTCCGAGGACTTCAGTAGGAAGTTGTACATCTTCGCGGAGAAAAGCCAGCGATACATTTGCTTCAACAAGCGATGGAAACCCATCGGCCTG CCTAAGAAGCAAAAGGGTCCCATGTGTCAGTTCTACGAGGACTACAACGGCTCGTATCTGACATACAGAAGCGTCGTAGATAGCTCGCGGTATCTGGGCTTTAATAAGTTTGGCAAACCGATGAAGAACCACCGTGGTCGACAGGAGTGCTTCAATTTCATCAAGTACAATCCTCACGCCGACATCGATCACCACAACAGCTTGGTGAACGCGGACATGGGCGGAATGGACCCACGGGATCCTTACGTGGTATCGAGGAAGCCGTCGCCCGTGATGAGGGCCACGAAGAACTCCCTGTTGCAGGCCGACAGTACGAGGGAGATCGTTCATACGACGCATCGTTATCGACACCCGAATCGAAGTTGGAAGCGTCCCGGCGAGAAGGTCTCCGCACCGCGAAGACGGCTCGAGAGTCCTCTCTTCGAGGCCAACAAGTATTGA